The sequence below is a genomic window from Deltaproteobacteria bacterium.
AGCGTAATTTCAGGCGACCGTCCTGGGGAAGCCTTCTTTCGGCAATGTTGAGATTCGACATAATTTTTAACCGGGAAACCAAGGCGTTCTTTAGTTTAACCGGAGGATTCATGATTTCATAGAGGACACCGTCAATCCGATAGCGAACCCGGAAGGCCCGGTCATAGGTTTCGAAATGGATATCGCTGGCCCCCCTTTTGATGGCATCGATGAGCAAAAGATTGGCCAGTTTGACTACCGGGGCCTCTTTGGCGGCAATCTCTAAATTGACCTCATCCATTTCTTCATCCGGCTGGATATAATCCACTTCCAACCCTTTGATATCTTCCAGGGCTTCGGTCAGGGTCGAGGTCAGACTGTAATATTTATCGATGGCTTCCTTAAGGTTTTTTTCGGAGGACAGAAAAAGCTGGATGTTGCTCCCGGTTAAAAATTTTAAATCATCCAAGGCAAAGATATTGGAAGGATCGGAAATGGCCATCTTGAGGGTAGCGCCCTCTTTGCCGATAGGAATGATTTCATATTTCCTGGCAATATTGTCCGGGATCAGGCTGATCCAGGTCGGTTTAAACTCCAGACGGGACAGATCGATAATCGGCAAACCGAATTGCTTGGATAAAAAAGCCAGTAAGGTTTTTTCATCAATAAAGCCCTTCTGAACCAAAAGGGTTCCGATTTTGGGCCGGCCGCCAAGCCGTTTTTGTTCAGCCAGGACTTCTTCCAACTGTTTGGCGGTAATTTTTTGTTCCCGAAGGAGTAATTCGCCGATACGTTTGTTTTTAAACATGGGGTGTTAATTAATAATTTTTCAATTTTATGAAAATAATAGTTGACAAATAATAAATAAAAATTATATTTTATAGAATTTTAGAAAAGGGGGTGATTATCATGGTTTGTTCAACCGTAAAAGCCGGAACCGCATGTACCTTCATGAGCGCCAAGGGTTGTTCGTTTAACGGAGGATCTTGTTATCCTGCAATCGAACAATGTGACGGCTGTGACCGAAACAAAGAGTTCAGTAGTGGGAAATATTGCCTTTCTTATCCCGATCCTTCCCAAAAATGGAAATTGGGGAACTGCAATTTAGCCACTCATATTAAAAAAGCCCCGGTCCAGACCGCTGCCAAGGTCAATCCGCTGAAGGCCTCCAAACGCAGTACCCGATAGGGATCAGCCATTGAACCCTGAAATCCCCTGGTGCCATGAGCCTTCTTGCTCAGTCAAGAAGGCTCTCACCGGAAGGGAAATCCTTAAAAGACAACCCCTTCGACCCCTTTCTGCATATAAATAAAATATTCCCGGTTGCCCTTGGCCCCTTGAATCGGGGATTCTACGGTTCCTGAAACCGACAACCCCTTTTCCCTGAAATACTGACTCAAATCTTCGATCACGGTCTTCTGGTCCTCCTCATTTCGGACTACCCCCCCTTTGCCGACCTTTCCTTTGCCCACCTCAAACTGGGGTTTAATCAAGGCGACAATTTCCCCGTAATCCTTTAAAATAGGTAAAAGGGGCGGAATGATCAATTTCAATGAAATAAAAGAGGTGTCGACCACGATTAAATCGATCTGCTCCCCGATCTCCGACCGGGACAGAAAACGCGCATTTTTTCTTTCCATAACCTTAACCCGGGGATCCTGTCGAATCTCCCAGGCTAATTGACCATAACCCACATCAACGGCATAGACGCGTTTTATTCCCCCCAAAAGCAGACAATGGCTGAATCCGCCGGTGGAAGCCCCGATATCCAAAGCGACCTTATCCTTAACCTGGACCTGAAAAGCCTTCAAGGCCCCTTCTAATTTAACCCCGCCCCGGCCCACATAAGGATGCTCGGTCTGTTTGAGTTCAATCGGTGATCCGGGATCCACCGATTTCCCCGGTTTAAGGGCCGGCACCTGATTAATACGAACCAGCCCCGAATAGATCAAGGCCCTGGCTTTTTCCTGGGAGGAAGCCATTCCTTTTTCCACCAGGAGCCGGTCCAATCGAACCTTAGGCGTTTTGGGGGACATCCAATTCCTCCATCAAGACCCTCAAAATCCCTTCGGCATCAAGGCCATAGAGACTGCGTATTTTCTCAGAGGGACCGTGTTCCACAAAACGGTCTGGGATACCCAGAGAACGAACCCGGATTCCCCCGGCACGCAACTCATGCAATTTTTCCATTACCGCACTGCCGAGCCCTCCCCGGGTCATGTTTTCTTCAACGGTAACCACCAGGGAAAATCTTTGGGCCACTTGGGCCAACAGCCTTTCGTCTAAGGGTTTTAAAAACCGGGCGTTGACCACCGCAGCCGATTTTCCCTTACAGGTCAGGCGCTCCCCGGCCTCCAGGGCCGGATAAACCGTATTACCCAAAGCCAGGACGGCCACATCCGTTCCCTCTTTAAGGGTCTCCCATTGCCCTAATGGAATAGGTTGAGCGTCCCCTCCCAGGGAAACCCCCACCCCGGCCCCCCGGGGATATCGGATGGCCACCGGCCGGTTGTAATGCACAGCCGAATAGAGCATGTCCCGCAATTCCCGTTCATCCTTGGGGGCCATGATAATCAGGTTGGGCAGAGGTCGGAGAAAAGAGAGATCAAAGAGACCTTGATGGGTAGGTCCGTCTTCGCCGACTATCCCGGCCCGATCTAAAGCAAAAATCACCGGTATATTGGGCAGACAGATATCGTGAAGCACCTGATCAAAGGCCCTCTGAATAAAGGTGGAATAAATGGCCACCACCGGCTTCAATCCCTCCAGGGCCAGTCCGGCGGCAAA
It includes:
- a CDS encoding TlyA family RNA methyltransferase translates to MSPKTPKVRLDRLLVEKGMASSQEKARALIYSGLVRINQVPALKPGKSVDPGSPIELKQTEHPYVGRGGVKLEGALKAFQVQVKDKVALDIGASTGGFSHCLLLGGIKRVYAVDVGYGQLAWEIRQDPRVKVMERKNARFLSRSEIGEQIDLIVVDTSFISLKLIIPPLLPILKDYGEIVALIKPQFEVGKGKVGKGGVVRNEEDQKTVIEDLSQYFREKGLSVSGTVESPIQGAKGNREYFIYMQKGVEGVVF